The Papaver somniferum cultivar HN1 unplaced genomic scaffold, ASM357369v1 unplaced-scaffold_18, whole genome shotgun sequence genome includes a window with the following:
- the LOC113337806 gene encoding uncharacterized protein LOC113337806 — translation MVRTTQTTIASSSAVANNNNNTNNLSNTNMLPPLISSQQSPTPPSTHRPPPSFSFQPPQPPLSTHQSLPSSSQQPPTPSSTQRTPPPFSSQPPQQPPFTATSQPSLQHTPIQFPSKSMLRSQLHSIKKESSTIYEFLHQIKTIADLLAEIGEPVQDSDLVMYTLNGIGKEFIHFVKQVIDYGDIPCQICHKDGHWANRYGFRYSASRNSTAPPQRAFLGLDINAGSSSTSPWSSQEFDSNVQFPSKVAYESGGYWSLSNSGPIWILDSGASSHMKNDASILQNTTLHSGPEQVMVGDGKLIPISLTGSSTLSTSSNHFNLHKVIYVPHLQHNLMFVAQFTKENNCVFLFYPWGYEIKSLKSNLILARERMKDGLYPILYGHSSSHNASP, via the exons ATGGTGAGAACAACTCAAACcaccattgcttcttcttccgcAGTcgcaaataacaacaacaacacaaatAATCTTTCAAATACAAACATGTTACCACCATTAATCTCTTCTCAACAATCACCAACACCACCTTCTACACACCGACCTCCACCGTCTTTCTCTtttcaaccaccacaaccaccactgtcAACACATCAATCTTTACCTTCTTCTTCACAACAACCACCAACACCATCTTCTACACAACGAACTCCACCGCCTTTTtcttctcaaccaccacaacaaCCACCGTTTACTGCTACTTCACAACCGTCTCTCCAACATACTCCCATACAATTTCCATC GAAATCAATGTTGCGATCTCAGCTTCATTCTATCAAGAAAGAATCTTCAACAATTTATGAATTTCTTCATCAAATTAAAACAATTGCGGACTTGCTTGCAGAAATTGGTGAACCAGTTCAAGATTCAGATCTGGTAATGTACACTCTTAATGGTATTGGTAAAGAATTCATTCACTTTGTG AAACAAGTCATTGATTATGGAGATATACCCTGTCAGATATGTCACAAGGATGGTCATTGGGCAAATCGTTACGGATTTCGGTATTCTGCTTCTCGAAATAGTACTGCACCACCACAAAGAGCGTTTCTTGGTCTTGATATCAATGCAGGAAGTAGTTCTACTTCTCCTTGGAGTTCACAAGAGTTTGATTCTAATGTTCAGTTTCCCTCTAAGGTTGCTTATGAAAGTGGAGGTTATTGGAGTCTTAGTAACTCAGGACCAATTTGGATTCTTGACTCAGGAGCTTCTAGCCATATGAAAAATGATGCATCAATTCTACAAAATACTACTCTTCATTCTGGCCCAGAACAAGTCATGGTTGGTGATGGTAAATTAATTCCCATCTCATTAACAGGTTCTTCTACCTTATCTACTTCATCCAACCATTTTAATCTGCACAAAGTTATTTATGTTCCTCATTTGCAACACAATTTAATGTTTGTGGCTCAGTTTACTAAGGAAAATAACTGTGTGTTTCTGTTCTATCCTTGGGGATATGAAATAAAGTCATTGAAGAGCAATCTTATTCTTGCTAGAGAGAGGATGAAGGATGGACTATATCCAATACTATATGGTCACTCTAGTTCACACAATGCTTCCCCATAA